The following proteins are encoded in a genomic region of Pseudomonas marvdashtae:
- the rarD gene encoding EamA family transporter RarD, protein MTAKNESGQGVAFGLGATLLWGSYPLWYKPLAGLDAYHLLSWRVVFAELFLLALVLLTARVGTLRSTLKTVRPANVLTVSAVLGLWWLMYIYGIMTGRVLEVAFGYFLSPIMSMLVSRVIFKERLTSLQTWAIFLAVTGVTLMAFELLNLRSFPWIALVIGFCYSFYGIFKKKVPGDPVVIQTLEIAVLLPFAALFLLLAQAQGVGHQFLQSGTRDLLLVATGLITVLPLWWYSLAAKQLSMITLGFLQFVPPICNFLLAAFVYGEPVSSLKLAAFSFIWLALALFTLNSIRVQRAAAAARLSVQMRTA, encoded by the coding sequence ATGACCGCCAAGAACGAATCCGGACAAGGCGTCGCCTTCGGTCTCGGCGCCACGCTGCTCTGGGGCTCGTATCCGCTGTGGTACAAGCCGCTGGCTGGGCTCGATGCCTATCACCTGCTGTCTTGGCGGGTAGTGTTCGCCGAGTTGTTTCTCTTGGCGCTTGTGCTACTGACTGCGCGGGTCGGAACGTTGCGTTCGACCCTCAAAACGGTTCGCCCGGCCAATGTACTCACCGTGTCCGCAGTGTTGGGGTTGTGGTGGTTGATGTACATCTACGGGATCATGACCGGACGCGTGCTGGAAGTGGCTTTCGGCTATTTCCTTAGCCCGATCATGAGCATGCTGGTGTCACGGGTGATCTTCAAGGAACGCCTCACTTCATTGCAGACCTGGGCGATCTTCCTGGCCGTCACCGGTGTGACATTGATGGCGTTCGAACTGCTGAACCTGCGTTCCTTCCCGTGGATCGCACTGGTCATTGGCTTCTGCTATTCCTTCTACGGCATCTTCAAGAAGAAAGTACCTGGCGATCCGGTGGTCATCCAAACCCTCGAAATCGCCGTGCTGCTGCCGTTTGCGGCGCTGTTCCTGCTGCTGGCGCAGGCCCAGGGCGTGGGGCACCAGTTCCTGCAATCGGGCACCCGCGACCTGCTGCTGGTCGCGACGGGCCTGATCACGGTGCTGCCGTTGTGGTGGTACAGCTTGGCGGCCAAGCAGTTGTCGATGATCACGCTGGGCTTTTTGCAGTTCGTCCCGCCAATTTGCAACTTCCTGTTGGCGGCATTCGTTTATGGTGAACCGGTCTCGTCGTTGAAACTGGCGGCGTTCTCGTTCATCTGGCTGGCGCTTGCGTTGTTCACGTTGAATTCCATTCGGGTCCAGCGTGCAGCGGCAGCCGCCAGATTGTCCGTGCAAATGCGTACGGCATGA
- a CDS encoding HalD/BesD family halogenase encodes MSEQTSSLVIEVMEQQLAKHFQSILQDENRMKQIRNEFRRDGYFNFKNFSFLPKRILENVHAEVHALLDEYSVRRDVTVPSTGNTYRKMYNVNQPEIAEGGTFIPALYQSESLRNFLGNIAGDDLASCWEQEQYLITKLSHPGDTHGWHWGDYPYTMIWIIEAPEDPAIGGVLQCVPHSEWDKQNPQIWQYILNNPIKSYHHLKGDVYFLKSDTTLHHVVPIQQETTRIILNTCWASAHDRRTDVAHESIEVIWDTKARTTEEA; translated from the coding sequence ATGAGCGAACAAACGTCCAGCTTGGTTATTGAAGTAATGGAGCAACAACTGGCCAAGCATTTCCAGAGTATTTTGCAAGATGAAAACCGGATGAAGCAGATTCGCAACGAATTTCGCCGCGACGGTTATTTCAACTTCAAGAACTTTTCTTTCCTACCGAAAAGGATCTTGGAAAACGTTCATGCCGAGGTTCATGCATTACTCGATGAATATTCGGTACGTCGCGATGTTACGGTTCCGTCCACGGGTAACACCTATCGCAAGATGTACAACGTCAATCAACCGGAAATCGCCGAGGGCGGGACGTTCATTCCTGCGCTTTATCAATCCGAGTCACTGCGTAATTTCCTGGGCAACATTGCCGGCGATGACTTGGCGTCCTGCTGGGAGCAAGAGCAATACCTGATCACCAAGCTGAGCCATCCGGGCGATACCCACGGCTGGCATTGGGGCGATTACCCATACACGATGATCTGGATCATCGAGGCGCCCGAGGACCCGGCGATCGGCGGCGTGCTCCAATGCGTGCCCCACAGTGAATGGGACAAGCAGAACCCGCAGATCTGGCAGTACATCCTCAACAACCCGATCAAGTCCTACCACCACCTCAAGGGTGATGTGTATTTCCTCAAGTCCGACACCACGTTGCACCACGTCGTGCCGATCCAGCAGGAAACCACTCGGATCATTCTCAACACGTGCTGGGCCAGTGCCCATGACCGGCGAACCGATGTCGCCCACGAGAGCATCGAAGTGATCTGGGATACCAAGGCCAGGACCACCGAAGAAGCTTGA
- the nudK gene encoding GDP-mannose pyrophosphatase NudK yields MTQVTATKDRVRIKNVEVLSDNWYILRKTTYDYLGRNGQWRELTRETYDRGNGATILLYSKAKQTVVLTRQFRFPAFVNGHDGLLIETCAGLLDNDDPQTCIRKETQEETGYIVQDVRKVFEAFMSPGSVTERVHFFVGEYFDEDKQHEGGGLESEGEEIEVLEMPLDQALGMIETGEICDGKTIMLLQYAKLHQLLD; encoded by the coding sequence ATGACCCAGGTAACCGCCACCAAAGATCGTGTGCGCATCAAGAACGTCGAAGTCCTCTCGGACAACTGGTACATCCTGCGCAAGACCACCTATGACTACCTCGGCCGCAATGGCCAATGGCGTGAGCTGACGCGCGAGACCTATGACCGCGGCAACGGCGCGACCATCCTGCTCTACAGCAAGGCCAAGCAGACTGTGGTGCTCACTCGGCAATTCCGCTTCCCGGCCTTCGTCAACGGGCACGACGGCCTGCTGATCGAAACCTGCGCCGGCCTGCTGGACAACGATGACCCACAGACCTGTATCCGCAAGGAAACCCAGGAAGAAACCGGCTACATCGTCCAAGACGTGCGCAAGGTGTTCGAAGCCTTCATGAGCCCGGGTTCAGTGACCGAGCGTGTGCATTTTTTCGTCGGCGAATATTTCGATGAAGACAAACAGCACGAAGGGGGCGGGCTTGAGTCCGAGGGCGAGGAGATCGAGGTGCTGGAAATGCCCTTGGACCAAGCGTTGGGAATGATCGAAACCGGGGAAATCTGCGACGGCAAGACCATCATGTTGCTGCAGTACGCCAAGCTGCATCAATTGCTTGATTAA
- the ftrA gene encoding transcriptional regulator FtrA: MHAHPGTVAILVYEGLCVFEFGIALEIFGLPRPELDVPWYTHRIVAVDEGPMHALGGLQISVDAGLEELENAQTIIVPGWRNRYEPPPEALLQALRRAHARGARLLSICSGVFVLAATGLLDGETVTTHWQFSKELAERFPNIKVDPNVLYVDSGQLITSAGSAAGIDACLHLIARDFGTHIANSVARRLVMAPQRTGGQSQFIVAPVCKSPRNELTRVLQWIRENLEQPLSVADMAARVAMSERTFLRRFIETTGLSPKVWLQQERLNRARELLESTDQNTTGIAQACGYRSVESFRAAFRNAVGLAPSAYRERFGSGEAGKQAAGIANC, encoded by the coding sequence ATGCATGCTCATCCCGGAACAGTGGCAATCCTCGTTTATGAGGGCCTTTGCGTATTCGAATTCGGTATCGCCCTGGAGATATTCGGGCTACCCCGCCCAGAACTGGACGTGCCTTGGTATACCCACCGCATCGTCGCTGTCGACGAGGGACCGATGCATGCGTTGGGAGGATTGCAGATCTCGGTCGACGCAGGTCTCGAGGAGCTTGAGAACGCACAGACCATTATCGTTCCCGGTTGGCGCAATCGTTACGAGCCGCCCCCCGAAGCGCTGCTGCAAGCCCTTAGAAGAGCCCATGCTCGCGGCGCACGCTTGCTGTCTATCTGCTCGGGGGTGTTCGTACTGGCCGCCACCGGGCTGCTCGATGGCGAAACCGTAACCACTCACTGGCAATTTTCCAAGGAACTGGCCGAACGATTCCCCAACATCAAGGTTGACCCTAACGTGCTTTACGTCGATTCAGGCCAGTTGATCACTTCAGCCGGAAGCGCCGCCGGGATCGACGCCTGCCTGCACTTGATCGCCCGGGATTTTGGCACGCACATCGCCAACTCCGTGGCCCGACGCCTGGTCATGGCGCCGCAACGAACCGGCGGCCAGTCTCAATTCATCGTCGCCCCGGTGTGCAAGTCACCGCGCAACGAGCTGACGCGAGTGCTGCAATGGATTCGCGAGAATCTGGAGCAACCGTTGAGCGTGGCTGACATGGCGGCCCGCGTGGCCATGAGCGAGCGCACTTTTTTGCGCCGTTTCATTGAGACCACGGGACTCTCGCCCAAGGTCTGGCTGCAGCAGGAACGGCTGAACCGGGCGCGAGAGCTGCTCGAAAGCACGGACCAGAACACCACCGGCATCGCACAAGCCTGTGGATACCGGTCGGTGGAAAGTTTTCGAGCGGCCTTTCGCAATGCGGTGGGGCTGGCTCCGTCCGCCTACCGTGAACGGTTCGGTAGCGGCGAGGCCGGCAAACAAGCTGCCGGGATCGCCAACTGCTGA
- a CDS encoding cation:proton antiporter domain-containing protein, which yields MLSAKLLGAVFNRLGQPQVVGEMIAGFVLGPVVLGQLFPAFHQQLFDSNAITQLKVLSELGILLFMFVIGAEFRFPLKQSKTGFKAIVIGAFSIVIPFSLGAAIAPWLFEHFATPETSRLGFVLFIGTVFSVTAFPVLARILKERGMLGTQVGAIALLAAAMSDVVAWMLIAAVAMVNGHDSNWMALVVRGACLVLLVVFSFLVLKPLLSRWLAAEGKFAQPMVLVALLAGVMIYGSLTHALQVHAVFGAFLFGLCVPREQRLLDMIIERLEHVSLIILMPCFFALAGLSTTSSAFTGLGVWVLLVILLVAITAKVAGSALGARLVGCTWSTSLTIGALMNTRGLMELVVLKIGLDMGIIASELFTALVVMTIVTTLMTGPLMNLHKKKVIPMGTLSIPRVSPPHGFVTPTDNNGMER from the coding sequence ATGTTGTCAGCAAAACTCCTGGGGGCTGTGTTCAATCGCTTGGGACAGCCTCAGGTCGTTGGAGAAATGATCGCTGGTTTTGTGTTGGGCCCGGTTGTACTGGGTCAGCTGTTTCCCGCCTTTCATCAGCAGTTATTCGACAGTAACGCTATCACCCAGCTCAAAGTCCTGAGCGAGTTGGGTATCTTGTTATTCATGTTCGTCATCGGCGCCGAGTTTCGATTCCCATTGAAACAGAGCAAGACTGGCTTCAAGGCCATCGTCATCGGCGCCTTCAGCATCGTCATCCCTTTTTCCCTTGGCGCCGCGATAGCGCCCTGGCTGTTCGAGCATTTCGCCACGCCCGAGACCTCCCGGTTGGGTTTCGTCCTGTTCATAGGCACGGTGTTTTCTGTCACCGCTTTCCCGGTACTGGCGCGGATCCTCAAGGAACGCGGCATGCTCGGTACGCAAGTCGGTGCGATCGCCTTGCTGGCCGCAGCCATGAGCGACGTGGTCGCATGGATGCTGATTGCCGCCGTCGCCATGGTGAATGGTCATGACAGTAACTGGATGGCCTTGGTCGTCCGGGGCGCCTGTCTGGTGTTGCTGGTGGTGTTTTCGTTCCTGGTGCTCAAGCCGCTGTTGAGCCGCTGGCTCGCCGCTGAAGGAAAATTCGCGCAACCGATGGTGCTGGTGGCATTGCTGGCCGGCGTGATGATCTACGGCAGCCTGACTCACGCGTTGCAGGTGCATGCGGTGTTTGGCGCCTTCCTGTTCGGCCTCTGTGTGCCGCGGGAACAGCGCTTGCTGGACATGATCATCGAACGGTTGGAGCACGTATCGCTGATCATACTGATGCCCTGTTTCTTCGCTCTTGCAGGCCTGAGCACCACCTCGTCGGCGTTTACTGGCCTGGGTGTCTGGGTGCTGCTGGTGATCCTGCTGGTGGCCATCACCGCAAAGGTTGCGGGTAGCGCCCTGGGCGCCCGGTTGGTGGGATGCACCTGGTCGACGTCGCTGACCATCGGTGCCCTGATGAACACCCGCGGGTTGATGGAGCTGGTCGTGCTCAAGATCGGCCTGGACATGGGAATCATCGCAAGTGAGTTGTTTACCGCCTTGGTGGTCATGACCATCGTCACGACGCTGATGACCGGGCCGCTGATGAATTTGCACAAAAAGAAAGTTATCCCCATGGGCACTCTGTCAATTCCAAGAGTGTCGCCACCCCACGGATTTGTAACACCGACCGATAACAATGGAATGGAGCGATAA
- a CDS encoding iron-containing redox enzyme family protein, whose protein sequence is MSITQETFQSETAYVVRNEGVDLELKLFMDEQIEYILKHRATEHPFLNAYAEHGLPPEQSNVLYLETLHYFKYLPFYVCGISTITRDEAVLRTIAFNARDELGETHSHSDLYRKFLHDKGISEEQIEAYKCLPSTQALNDGICALYSKPPLQKALGGLFADEAMSASMVSKYNDGLIKEGVSDRGRFFWTLHMEVEVGHSNAVFNVMEKHLQTPQERRLFAEGIEQYLHLMEVYWDGIERKLNAGGRQ, encoded by the coding sequence ATGTCCATCACTCAAGAAACGTTTCAATCCGAAACCGCCTACGTCGTGCGCAACGAAGGCGTCGATCTGGAACTCAAGTTGTTCATGGATGAGCAGATCGAATACATCCTCAAGCATCGGGCGACCGAACACCCGTTTCTCAATGCCTACGCCGAGCACGGCCTGCCGCCGGAGCAAAGCAACGTGCTGTACCTGGAAACCCTGCATTACTTCAAATACCTGCCGTTCTACGTCTGTGGGATTTCCACCATCACCCGTGACGAGGCAGTGCTGCGCACGATCGCTTTCAATGCCCGTGACGAACTGGGCGAAACCCATTCCCATTCCGACCTGTACCGCAAGTTCCTGCACGACAAGGGCATCAGCGAGGAGCAGATCGAAGCTTACAAGTGCCTGCCCAGCACCCAGGCATTGAACGACGGCATCTGCGCGCTCTACAGCAAACCGCCGCTGCAAAAGGCCCTGGGCGGGTTGTTCGCGGACGAGGCGATGTCGGCATCGATGGTTTCTAAGTACAACGATGGATTGATCAAGGAAGGCGTCAGCGACCGCGGGCGGTTCTTCTGGACGCTGCACATGGAAGTGGAAGTTGGCCACTCCAACGCAGTGTTCAACGTCATGGAAAAGCATCTGCAAACGCCGCAAGAGCGTCGTCTGTTCGCTGAAGGGATTGAACAGTACTTGCACCTGATGGAAGTCTACTGGGATGGCATCGAGCGCAAACTCAACGCTGGAGGACGCCAATGA